The Sediminispirochaeta smaragdinae DSM 11293 genome has a segment encoding these proteins:
- the ettA gene encoding energy-dependent translational throttle protein EttA — protein MADDDRKIIYSMVGVSKRHGTKTILDSISLSYFYGAKIGVLGLNGAGKSSLLKILAGADKDFDGRTILAPGFSIGYLEQEPRLRKGASVREIVEEGVQELVALLAEYDAINESFAEPMDDTQMEKVLARLGEVQEALDHLDAWNLDSRLELAMDALRCPPPDQIVDSLSGGERRRIALCRLLLQKPDILLLDEPTNHLDAETVAWLEHHLQTYSGTVIAVTHDRYFLDNVAGWILELDRGKGIPWKGNYSSWLEQKNRRLATEEKQETSRRKTLERELEWIKMAPKGRHAKGKARVNAYESLLSQESTQQDRDLQIYIPPGPRLGSLVVEARTVSKAYGENILVEDMSFSVPPGAIVGIIGPNGAGKTTLFRMMTGSEVPDSGRLRIGESVRLAYVEQTRASLDPEKSVWEQISGGEDEILLGKRSVNSRAYVAQFNFLGADQQKKLQTLSGGERNRVQLAMILKSGANLLLLDEPTNDLDVNTMRALEEGLLGFGGSVMVVSHDRWFLDRIASHILAFEGESKVFWFEGNYSEYAADRRRRLGDDALIPHRIKFRKLTRD, from the coding sequence ATGGCCGATGACGATCGGAAGATCATCTATTCGATGGTCGGTGTCAGTAAGCGGCACGGAACAAAAACGATTCTCGACTCAATCTCCCTATCCTACTTCTACGGCGCAAAGATAGGAGTTCTTGGTCTCAATGGAGCGGGTAAAAGCTCACTTTTGAAGATCCTCGCCGGGGCCGACAAGGATTTCGATGGTCGGACCATTCTGGCTCCCGGTTTTTCCATCGGGTACCTTGAGCAGGAACCTCGACTGAGAAAGGGCGCTTCGGTTCGTGAAATTGTTGAAGAAGGTGTCCAGGAACTTGTTGCCCTTCTTGCCGAATATGATGCGATCAATGAAAGCTTTGCCGAACCTATGGATGATACGCAGATGGAAAAAGTGCTTGCCCGCTTGGGTGAGGTTCAGGAGGCATTGGACCATCTTGATGCCTGGAATCTCGACAGCCGACTTGAACTTGCTATGGATGCCCTTCGTTGCCCACCTCCCGATCAGATCGTTGATTCCCTTTCCGGTGGAGAACGCCGGCGCATCGCCCTGTGTCGACTGCTCCTTCAAAAGCCCGATATTCTTCTGCTTGATGAGCCGACAAACCATCTTGATGCAGAAACCGTTGCCTGGCTCGAACATCATCTGCAAACATATAGTGGCACCGTTATAGCGGTCACCCATGATCGCTATTTTCTTGACAATGTAGCGGGCTGGATTCTCGAATTGGATCGTGGAAAAGGAATTCCCTGGAAGGGAAACTATTCGAGTTGGCTCGAGCAGAAGAATCGGCGGCTGGCTACCGAAGAAAAGCAGGAAACCAGTCGCCGAAAAACCCTTGAGCGGGAGCTCGAATGGATAAAAATGGCGCCGAAGGGGCGACATGCCAAGGGAAAAGCAAGGGTCAACGCCTACGAATCGCTACTCTCCCAGGAATCCACACAGCAGGATCGTGATCTCCAAATCTACATACCGCCGGGGCCACGTTTAGGCTCCCTGGTAGTAGAGGCCAGGACCGTTTCCAAGGCGTACGGCGAAAATATTCTGGTAGAAGATATGAGCTTTTCTGTTCCGCCTGGTGCCATTGTCGGTATTATCGGCCCGAATGGAGCAGGCAAAACGACGCTGTTTCGTATGATGACGGGCAGTGAGGTTCCCGATTCGGGAAGGCTTCGTATCGGCGAGAGCGTACGTCTTGCCTATGTGGAACAGACCCGAGCCTCTCTTGACCCGGAGAAGAGTGTCTGGGAACAGATTTCTGGCGGTGAAGATGAAATTCTGCTTGGAAAGAGAAGTGTCAATAGCAGGGCCTATGTTGCTCAGTTCAATTTTCTGGGAGCGGATCAGCAGAAAAAATTGCAGACCCTTTCCGGTGGAGAACGAAATCGGGTGCAACTTGCCATGATACTCAAAAGCGGTGCCAATCTCTTGCTACTCGATGAGCCTACAAACGATCTGGACGTTAATACCATGCGGGCTTTGGAGGAGGGGCTCCTCGGCTTCGGGGGATCGGTCATGGTGGTCAGCCATGATCGCTGGTTTCTGGACAGGATAGCGAGCCATATTCTTGCATTCGAGGGAGAGAGCAAGGTGTTCTGGTTTGAAGGTAATTACAGCGAATATGCTGCGGACCGTCGTCGACGACTTGGTGATGATGCTCTCATTCCTCACAGGATAAAATTTCGAAAACTTACAAGGGACTGA
- a CDS encoding carbohydrate kinase family protein encodes MEKRDTIHALAFGEILWDIIDNEPHIGGAPFNLAAHMAALGGEVSIASAVGKDRLGSAALEEVKHLGIDNSFINIHPQLATGTVPVSLDAQGKPEYEIVENVAWDAITLSDAALEAISKRNWDLFVFGTLAQRSKENRQVLRELVDHSNAGERFFDVNLRLSYYSAKILHDSLMLTTILKLNDEEVPIVSDALFSRTMREEEFCKAIFDTFPVRMICITKGKDGSTLFDGKMRYDEPIVDIPVVDTVGAGDSFSAAFLTAYLKGLTKAKALRFASRLSSFVAGSSGAVPAYTGWILDDITAMKDSPDRRE; translated from the coding sequence ATGGAAAAACGCGACACAATTCATGCACTTGCTTTTGGAGAGATCCTCTGGGATATTATAGATAATGAACCGCACATTGGTGGGGCCCCCTTTAACCTCGCCGCACATATGGCGGCCCTAGGCGGTGAGGTCTCAATAGCTTCGGCCGTTGGCAAGGATCGCCTTGGGTCCGCGGCCCTTGAAGAGGTGAAACACCTCGGTATTGACAATAGTTTTATCAATATTCATCCTCAGCTGGCTACGGGAACGGTTCCCGTTAGCCTTGATGCTCAAGGTAAACCGGAGTACGAAATCGTTGAGAACGTTGCCTGGGATGCGATAACCCTTTCGGATGCGGCATTGGAAGCTATCTCAAAGCGCAATTGGGATCTCTTTGTTTTCGGTACCCTTGCCCAACGAAGCAAGGAAAATCGCCAGGTGCTCAGAGAGCTTGTGGATCACAGCAATGCAGGCGAGCGCTTTTTTGATGTAAATCTCAGACTCAGCTATTATTCAGCGAAAATCCTCCATGATTCCCTTATGCTTACCACTATTCTTAAATTGAATGACGAAGAGGTCCCCATAGTCTCAGATGCTCTGTTTTCCCGAACCATGAGGGAAGAGGAGTTTTGTAAAGCCATTTTTGATACCTTTCCAGTCCGGATGATATGTATAACCAAGGGGAAAGATGGATCGACACTCTTTGACGGAAAGATGCGCTATGACGAGCCCATTGTTGATATTCCTGTTGTGGATACCGTCGGAGCGGGTGACAGTTTCTCAGCCGCCTTCCTGACTGCCTATCTCAAAGGGCTGACCAAAGCAAAGGCCCTTCGCTTTGCAAGCAGACTAAGCAGCTTCGTCGCAGGCAGCAGCGGTGCCGTTCCCGCATATACGGGGTGGATCCTCGATGACATCACTGCGATGAAAGATTCTCCCGATCGAAGAGAATGA
- a CDS encoding cupin domain-containing protein has translation MIIRQTSMRNEVKEHMRDGEGNIALRHLLSPEQVPGGRLFSELTLVPGSSIGEHTHTGETEYYYILEGTGEVDEGTGPIAIAAGDLVVTGNGESHSIRNNGNTPLRLIALILFDRENLSSQ, from the coding sequence ATGATTATTAGACAGACGTCGATGCGCAACGAAGTGAAAGAGCATATGAGAGACGGAGAAGGTAATATCGCTTTACGTCATTTGCTCTCTCCGGAGCAGGTACCGGGAGGACGTCTTTTCAGTGAGCTGACTCTCGTTCCCGGCTCGTCTATCGGAGAGCATACCCACACGGGAGAGACCGAATACTATTACATTCTTGAGGGAACAGGAGAAGTCGACGAAGGGACCGGACCTATAGCGATAGCAGCCGGAGATTTGGTGGTGACCGGCAACGGGGAAAGTCACAGCATTAGGAACAACGGAAATACGCCCCTTCGCCTTATCGCTCTCATTCTCTTCGATCGGGAGAATCTTTCATCGCAGTGA
- a CDS encoding HPr family phosphocarrier protein encodes MIQNKAGIHVRPSGVIMNEVSPYEGKVILKKEDVEVELTSIMALLSLGLVQGDKITIHIEGPDENKKAEKLVELFQHNFDYPGRESG; translated from the coding sequence GTGATACAAAACAAGGCGGGAATTCATGTTCGGCCTTCCGGTGTCATTATGAATGAGGTCTCGCCGTACGAAGGGAAGGTCATCCTGAAAAAGGAGGATGTCGAGGTCGAATTGACAAGCATCATGGCATTGCTTTCCCTCGGCCTTGTCCAGGGTGACAAGATAACAATCCACATTGAAGGTCCCGACGAAAATAAAAAGGCTGAGAAACTGGTAGAGTTGTTTCAACACAATTTCGACTATCCTGGGAGGGAATCGGGATGA
- a CDS encoding methyl-accepting chemotaxis protein: MKVRSKLLLLNVVFLVGFLCAGFVLTLSIRTLMSEYHIGLEGTSLIGELHELSNLTKEILLAEDLHDTLPEVIAQVRRVDDRIETYLTESVKTAPRETKDVLEIYDVTKRQLESVLAKVEEIEKRYPDYLPGLVEAYSYYQVFTIDRAAKEVLQLSTYLSETLTVRLKALVDEVSRQNARLASSAIRFSIIVSAIILFILTFFSLLTIRGLDRRIGEFRRQLLRFETGDISSDVVLTGRDEFSAIAEAMNQFIILLRELLYDVRKIIFAHHESQKETIGIIETSDRVREEAIAGVKTAEDEAEQLHTMVSAGESELKELRKGFSDLSMKLSSQNTSISESSAAVEEMNASIASATRIARERQEASGRLAVSTQKGHTMLEATGKMVSDTVSDMEKIKDIVTIINDISEKTNLLSMNAAIQASHAGEAGKGFAVLAGEIRRLADSTGENARMIQEAIETAAKRSVEMNQGAVNTLQLFREILAESDRAQSSMSEIVGAMEEILSGSGEITRAILSIRDTSVEMDERSAEMDNASLKVSKTIGRVGGHASTMENATTDLGKAVLSMGERVTQLGEAGRNTAAVIASLAEKIGRFRLED; encoded by the coding sequence ATGAAAGTTCGTTCAAAATTGCTCTTACTGAATGTTGTTTTTTTAGTCGGTTTTCTTTGTGCGGGATTTGTACTGACCCTTTCCATCCGGACGCTTATGTCCGAATACCATATCGGTCTTGAAGGAACCAGCCTCATAGGCGAACTCCATGAGTTAAGTAACCTTACGAAGGAAATCCTGCTTGCCGAGGACTTACACGATACGCTTCCTGAGGTTATCGCACAGGTCCGCCGTGTCGACGATAGAATCGAAACGTATCTTACCGAGAGTGTTAAGACGGCTCCCCGGGAAACCAAAGACGTTCTTGAGATATACGATGTTACAAAACGGCAGCTGGAATCGGTTTTGGCAAAGGTTGAGGAGATTGAAAAGCGTTACCCCGATTATCTGCCCGGGCTGGTTGAGGCTTACTCCTACTACCAGGTTTTTACCATAGACCGGGCGGCAAAAGAGGTGTTGCAGCTTTCAACTTATTTAAGCGAAACCCTTACTGTACGCCTGAAAGCACTTGTTGACGAGGTATCACGACAGAACGCTCGGCTTGCTTCCTCGGCAATTCGCTTCTCGATCATTGTTTCTGCCATCATTCTTTTTATACTCACCTTTTTCTCGCTTCTAACGATCAGGGGTCTTGATAGAAGGATAGGGGAATTCCGGCGGCAACTTCTCCGTTTTGAGACGGGGGATATTTCTTCCGATGTGGTCCTGACGGGACGGGATGAGTTCTCGGCTATTGCCGAGGCGATGAATCAGTTTATTATCCTCTTAAGAGAATTATTGTATGATGTTCGTAAGATCATCTTTGCTCATCATGAAAGCCAAAAGGAAACAATAGGCATCATTGAAACCTCTGATCGTGTACGCGAAGAGGCTATCGCTGGTGTCAAGACTGCGGAGGATGAGGCGGAACAGCTCCACACAATGGTATCCGCTGGGGAGTCGGAACTAAAAGAGCTTCGAAAAGGGTTTTCCGATCTCAGTATGAAGCTTTCAAGCCAGAACACTTCGATTAGTGAATCGAGTGCCGCAGTGGAGGAGATGAACGCCTCAATTGCAAGTGCCACCCGTATTGCACGAGAACGGCAGGAAGCTTCCGGCCGGCTTGCCGTAAGTACTCAGAAAGGGCATACGATGCTTGAGGCGACAGGAAAAATGGTCTCCGATACGGTTTCTGATATGGAAAAAATCAAAGACATCGTTACTATTATTAACGACATAAGCGAAAAGACCAACCTGCTTTCGATGAATGCCGCTATCCAGGCCTCTCATGCGGGAGAGGCGGGTAAGGGCTTTGCCGTTCTTGCCGGTGAGATTCGCAGGCTTGCCGATAGTACAGGTGAAAATGCCCGTATGATTCAGGAAGCCATTGAAACGGCTGCAAAGCGATCTGTGGAGATGAACCAGGGGGCAGTCAATACATTACAGCTCTTCCGGGAAATCCTTGCGGAAAGCGATAGGGCTCAGTCGTCGATGTCAGAGATCGTCGGAGCAATGGAAGAGATTCTTTCCGGAAGCGGAGAAATTACCAGGGCGATCCTCTCCATCCGTGATACATCTGTGGAAATGGATGAACGATCTGCTGAAATGGATAATGCGTCGTTGAAGGTAAGCAAGACCATCGGACGGGTGGGAGGGCATGCTTCCACCATGGAAAATGCGACCACAGACCTTGGCAAAGCGGTCCTTTCAATGGGAGAAAGGGTGACGCAGCTGGGAGAGGCCGGCCGCAATACTGCTGCCGTGATTGCCTCTCTTGCAGAAAAAATCGGCCGGTTTCGATTGGAAGATTAA
- a CDS encoding polyprenyl synthetase family protein, whose amino-acid sequence MKQSVLGIPSLDSDLLRVREVILTHIRNSSPTIREGLEELILAQGKMLRPSFLLLTARCGKFSKKKAYDIAAAIEMLHIATLIHDDVIDDADTRRGVPAVHTKIGIRKAILMGDYLFSRCFSIAAQYATIENGRSLSTAVGFICQSEIDQSTKEYDFAISRRTYLRRIAGKTAALFLLSFHAGASQSKMNKTQVMWARRAGYAIGMAFQIIDDILDYTGSKEVLGKPAGSDLRQGVCTLPLIIARETKQSEEISALIQRLPNDPGVVDALLSIVEGSGALATAREEAQCYTDRAIEALDHLPANQAREQLLALTRTVLARSY is encoded by the coding sequence ATGAAGCAATCCGTTCTTGGTATTCCCTCCCTCGACTCCGATCTCCTTCGGGTCAGGGAGGTTATACTTACTCATATTAGAAACAGCAGCCCGACAATCAGAGAGGGACTTGAAGAGCTTATTCTTGCACAGGGTAAGATGCTCAGGCCATCCTTTCTCCTTCTCACGGCGCGATGCGGTAAGTTCTCCAAAAAAAAGGCGTACGATATTGCCGCGGCCATTGAGATGCTTCATATCGCAACACTTATTCATGACGATGTCATAGACGATGCGGATACCCGTAGGGGAGTTCCCGCCGTTCATACAAAGATAGGCATTCGAAAGGCTATCCTGATGGGGGACTACCTCTTCAGCCGCTGTTTTTCGATTGCCGCCCAATATGCGACAATTGAAAACGGCAGGTCCCTCAGCACTGCTGTTGGTTTTATCTGTCAAAGCGAAATTGATCAGTCCACGAAAGAGTACGATTTTGCCATTTCCCGCAGGACATATCTTCGAAGAATTGCGGGAAAGACAGCAGCGCTTTTCCTTCTTTCATTTCATGCAGGAGCGAGCCAAAGCAAAATGAATAAAACTCAGGTGATGTGGGCACGACGGGCCGGGTATGCCATAGGCATGGCATTTCAGATCATCGACGACATCCTTGATTACACAGGCAGCAAAGAGGTACTCGGAAAACCTGCGGGCAGTGATCTACGCCAAGGGGTATGTACCCTGCCGTTGATTATTGCCAGAGAAACAAAGCAGTCGGAAGAGATATCCGCTTTGATTCAACGCCTGCCCAATGATCCCGGCGTAGTTGATGCGCTTCTTTCGATAGTAGAAGGAAGTGGGGCTCTCGCCACCGCCCGGGAGGAGGCTCAATGCTACACCGACAGGGCCATAGAGGCACTTGACCATCTTCCGGCGAACCAGGCAAGAGAGCAACTACTTGCGCTGACCCGAACCGTCCTGGCTCGATCCTATTAA
- a CDS encoding FAD-dependent oxidoreductase, whose product MGKTNIVILGGGYGGVETAKKLHKQFKKRPEIEITLIDRNPYHTLMTELHEVAGARVEPDSVRVSFARIFSGKRVHVVLDEITAIDFTGKKLTGKSDSYEYDYLVLGTGAEPCFFGVPGAQEHAFTLWSFEDAMKIREHTERMFLEASQTLDPEERKKLLTFAVAGAGFTGIELAGELVERRSTLCREYGIDESEVRIMVVEALGEILPILPEKLQQKTMKYLEKHGVEICLESRITEVTPDGFSTNNCDSHDAKTFIWTCGVFGTAFGGELDLEQGHCSRQKADEYLRSPGKENVFLTGDMVWFLENEKPLPQIVETALQTAEVVAHNVAASIEGSPMKAFKSNYHGFMVSLGGKYAVSHNMGISMSGFFATALKHLINVHYLFGLAGFNAVWGYLRHEILDIKEGRSLVRNLISAKIPNYWAVLLRLWLGLMWVFEGINKIGEGWFHFSAGSKSGWMFSQGVVQAGVQAVTDATSAASAAEAGTQAAQTATEAVTAASGAATDAAATVAHAASDAVTAASGTAADAAANTVKAASDAVSAASDAVAGAASTAVAHAEQAFHTIWDTANSILAYDNPLVTWFRQTFMDGIFVHLPFQLFQVMVVVVEIGIGLALMGGLFTWIAAVVSIGMCLIFTLSGMFSWNQLWFVFAAILMMGGAGRGLGLDHWVMPWIKKWWNGTKLAKKSYLYSGEPK is encoded by the coding sequence ATGGGTAAAACCAATATTGTGATTCTCGGCGGTGGATATGGGGGTGTTGAAACTGCAAAGAAATTACATAAACAGTTCAAGAAACGACCTGAGATAGAAATTACCCTTATAGACCGAAACCCCTATCATACCCTGATGACGGAACTCCATGAAGTCGCAGGAGCAAGGGTTGAACCTGATTCGGTCAGGGTCTCCTTTGCTCGTATTTTTTCCGGAAAACGAGTACATGTCGTTCTCGATGAAATCACCGCTATCGACTTCACAGGAAAGAAATTAACGGGTAAAAGCGACTCTTATGAGTATGACTACCTGGTTCTGGGGACCGGTGCCGAACCATGTTTTTTCGGTGTCCCGGGAGCACAAGAGCACGCTTTCACGCTCTGGTCCTTTGAAGATGCGATGAAGATCCGTGAGCATACCGAGCGGATGTTTTTGGAAGCGAGTCAGACATTGGACCCGGAAGAGCGAAAAAAGCTTCTGACCTTTGCCGTCGCTGGTGCCGGTTTTACCGGTATCGAACTGGCGGGAGAGTTGGTTGAACGGCGAAGCACGCTCTGCAGAGAGTACGGCATCGATGAATCGGAAGTAAGGATCATGGTCGTCGAGGCCCTCGGTGAAATACTTCCGATCCTGCCGGAAAAACTTCAGCAGAAAACGATGAAGTATCTGGAAAAGCACGGCGTGGAAATCTGCCTCGAAAGCAGAATTACCGAAGTGACTCCCGACGGCTTTTCAACAAACAACTGCGATTCCCATGATGCAAAAACCTTTATCTGGACCTGCGGTGTTTTCGGAACAGCCTTTGGCGGGGAGTTGGATCTCGAGCAGGGACACTGCAGCAGGCAAAAGGCAGACGAATATCTGAGAAGTCCGGGTAAAGAAAACGTCTTTCTTACCGGGGATATGGTGTGGTTCCTTGAAAACGAAAAGCCACTTCCCCAGATTGTAGAGACGGCACTGCAAACCGCAGAGGTAGTCGCTCATAATGTCGCCGCTTCCATCGAAGGAAGTCCCATGAAGGCGTTCAAGTCGAACTACCACGGTTTCATGGTCTCCCTTGGTGGGAAATATGCCGTAAGCCACAATATGGGCATATCGATGTCGGGCTTTTTCGCAACAGCTTTGAAGCACCTCATCAACGTTCATTATCTTTTTGGTCTTGCAGGCTTCAATGCCGTATGGGGCTACCTGCGACACGAAATCCTCGACATCAAAGAGGGACGTTCCCTGGTTCGCAATCTCATTTCAGCGAAGATTCCCAATTACTGGGCAGTCCTCTTGCGTCTCTGGCTCGGCCTGATGTGGGTCTTCGAAGGGATCAATAAGATTGGTGAAGGATGGTTTCATTTCTCGGCCGGTTCGAAATCGGGATGGATGTTTAGCCAAGGAGTTGTGCAGGCGGGTGTACAGGCAGTTACAGACGCAACCAGTGCCGCTTCCGCTGCAGAGGCAGGAACGCAGGCTGCTCAGACTGCCACCGAGGCGGTCACAGCCGCAAGCGGTGCAGCAACAGATGCAGCCGCCACCGTGGCCCACGCAGCCTCAGATGCCGTCACAGCCGCAAGCGGTACAGCGGCAGACGCCGCCGCAAATACGGTCAAGGCAGCTTCAGACGCGGTATCCGCCGCTTCCGATGCCGTTGCAGGTGCCGCATCCACTGCAGTCGCCCATGCCGAGCAGGCCTTCCATACCATCTGGGATACGGCGAACTCTATCCTTGCCTATGATAATCCCTTGGTGACATGGTTTCGCCAAACCTTCATGGACGGCATCTTTGTTCACCTGCCCTTTCAGTTGTTCCAGGTCATGGTTGTTGTTGTAGAGATAGGTATCGGTCTTGCCCTCATGGGTGGTCTTTTTACCTGGATTGCCGCAGTTGTGTCGATCGGTATGTGCCTGATCTTCACCTTGTCGGGAATGTTCAGCTGGAATCAGCTCTGGTTTGTATTCGCGGCCATTCTTATGATGGGCGGAGCAGGTCGCGGCCTGGGTCTTGACCATTGGGTAATGCCTTGGATCAAAAAGTGGTGGAATGGAACGAAATTAGCGAAAAAGAGTTACCTCTATAGCGGTGAACCCAAATAG
- a CDS encoding FAD:protein FMN transferase: MGTTCTITVFRKADAHHIQEAFDAVHRVESLMSVNLDDSEISVLNDHAGRDPLQFSDDTFFLLSKAKEYAQLSGGAFDPTVGPLVSLWGIGSDEARLPERSEILDALALIDYHNLVLNSEHRTAELLKKGMAVDLGAIAKGYAADAAAQVLKDDEVPYAIINFGGNVFAMGQRYGDGPWKIGIQDPDAERGNYIAIARVEDSAVVTSGKYERFFIQDGVRYHHILSTVDGYPIENGIASVTVVARDSTLADAFSTMLFALGPEKGLRLARETPFLQAVFVMEDKSVLTSSDPDGWLTIEDSRYHFVQDSEVTE; the protein is encoded by the coding sequence TTGGGGACAACCTGCACCATCACGGTCTTTCGAAAGGCGGATGCCCATCATATACAAGAGGCCTTTGATGCCGTTCACCGTGTGGAGTCTCTCATGAGTGTGAATTTGGATGATTCGGAGATCTCGGTTCTCAATGACCATGCAGGCAGGGATCCTTTGCAGTTTTCCGATGATACCTTTTTTCTTCTTTCCAAGGCAAAGGAGTATGCCCAGCTTTCGGGTGGCGCCTTTGATCCCACCGTCGGACCTCTTGTCTCTCTTTGGGGAATAGGAAGTGATGAAGCAAGGCTTCCTGAGCGATCCGAGATCTTGGATGCACTTGCGTTGATTGATTATCACAATCTGGTTCTCAATAGTGAACATCGTACAGCCGAACTCCTGAAAAAAGGGATGGCCGTCGATCTTGGGGCAATCGCCAAGGGCTATGCCGCGGATGCCGCCGCACAGGTCCTGAAAGATGATGAGGTGCCGTATGCTATTATCAACTTCGGCGGGAATGTTTTTGCGATGGGGCAGCGCTACGGAGATGGGCCCTGGAAGATTGGAATTCAGGATCCCGACGCCGAGCGGGGAAACTATATTGCCATTGCCCGAGTCGAGGATAGTGCCGTTGTCACCAGTGGGAAATATGAACGTTTTTTCATCCAGGACGGCGTGCGTTATCACCATATCCTCAGTACCGTCGACGGCTATCCGATAGAAAACGGGATAGCCTCGGTGACTGTTGTCGCCAGGGACTCGACCCTGGCGGACGCCTTCTCCACCATGTTGTTTGCCTTAGGCCCGGAGAAAGGTCTGCGGCTGGCAAGAGAGACCCCCTTTCTCCAGGCCGTGTTTGTTATGGAAGATAAATCGGTGCTGACATCCTCCGACCCCGACGGGTGGCTTACGATAGAGGACAGCCGGTACCATTTTGTGCAGGATAGCGAGGTGACGGAATGA
- a CDS encoding Gx transporter family protein, translated as MTRMKWTGNLMSGDRHKPVAVLGGLALFLSVLEFMIPKPVPFMRLGIANIPILIALALFDDREVWLLAFLKIAGQGIVNGTLFSYIILFSATGTLVSVAVMVLLRRFARKGISLVGMSVAGAFVGNLSQIVLANRFIFGNAALLIAPPFLIIGLISGAIMGFFGDRFIAGSLWARNFTEA; from the coding sequence ATGACGAGGATGAAGTGGACGGGGAATCTGATGAGTGGTGATCGTCACAAGCCTGTTGCGGTTTTGGGCGGGCTGGCGCTTTTCCTTTCGGTCTTGGAGTTTATGATACCAAAGCCCGTGCCCTTTATGCGCTTGGGCATTGCGAATATTCCGATTCTTATTGCACTTGCCCTTTTCGATGACCGTGAAGTGTGGCTTTTGGCTTTTCTAAAGATTGCAGGACAAGGGATTGTAAATGGGACACTCTTTTCATATATCATCCTTTTTTCCGCTACGGGAACCCTTGTCAGTGTGGCTGTTATGGTCCTTCTTCGGCGTTTTGCAAGGAAAGGCATCAGTCTCGTCGGTATGAGCGTGGCGGGAGCCTTTGTCGGAAATTTGTCGCAAATAGTGCTTGCCAACCGCTTTATTTTCGGCAATGCGGCCCTTCTTATCGCTCCCCCCTTTCTGATCATCGGTTTGATCAGCGGGGCCATTATGGGATTTTTCGGTGATCGTTTTATTGCCGGAAGCCTTTGGGCTCGTAACTTCACGGAGGCCTAA